A window of the Streptomyces finlayi genome harbors these coding sequences:
- a CDS encoding phosphonatase-like hydrolase, which translates to MSTLNGKHTHNLVVLDMAGTTVADGGLVEQAFAAAAQRLGVEPGSVEHAEQLAHVRATMGESKISVFRHLFGVEDKAQQANTAFEEAYGKLVDGGLIAPIPGAREAIEELKAEGRTVVLSTGFARPTQDAILDALGWQDLADLTLCPADAGGRGRPYPDMILAAFLRTGAVDGVHDLVVAGDTSYDMLSGARSGAGLVAGVLTGAHDTARLEQHGATHVLGSVAELPGLIARTEA; encoded by the coding sequence GTGAGCACGTTGAACGGGAAGCACACCCACAACCTGGTCGTACTCGACATGGCCGGAACCACCGTCGCCGACGGCGGACTGGTCGAGCAGGCCTTCGCTGCCGCCGCCCAGCGGCTCGGCGTCGAACCCGGCTCCGTCGAACACGCCGAGCAGCTCGCCCACGTCCGCGCCACCATGGGCGAGTCCAAGATCTCCGTCTTCCGGCACCTCTTCGGTGTCGAGGACAAGGCCCAGCAGGCCAACACCGCCTTCGAGGAGGCGTACGGGAAGCTCGTCGACGGCGGACTCATCGCCCCGATACCCGGCGCCCGGGAAGCCATCGAGGAGCTGAAGGCCGAGGGCCGCACCGTGGTCCTCTCCACCGGCTTCGCCCGCCCCACCCAGGACGCCATCCTCGACGCTCTCGGCTGGCAGGACCTGGCCGACCTAACCCTGTGCCCCGCCGACGCGGGCGGCCGCGGACGCCCCTACCCGGACATGATCCTTGCCGCGTTCCTGCGCACCGGCGCCGTGGACGGCGTCCACGACCTCGTGGTCGCCGGCGACACGTCGTACGACATGCTCAGCGGCGCACGCTCCGGGGCCGGCCTCGTCGCGGGCGTCCTGACCGGCGCCCACGACACGGCGCGCCTGGAGCAGCACGGCGCCACCCATGTCCTCGGCTCGGTCGCCGAACTGCCGGGCCTGATCGCGCGGACCGAGGCATGA
- a CDS encoding ABC transporter ATP-binding protein, with product MTGGGAVRSGIRFDQVTVAYGGNVVLDRLDLTVEPGEVMALLGPSGSGKTTALRAVAGFVRPASGRVHLGDRDVTALPPHKRGIGMVVQQYALFPHMRVRENVDFGLKARKVHKSEIPGRVTEALELVGMGAYAERYPRELSGGQQQRVAIARALAIRPGVLLLDEPLSALDARLRSGMLAELARLHRELPNVSILYVTHDQVEALTLADRIAVMDKARLQDCGTPQELYRRPRTEFTASFVGNANLLPVTVGSGSVTFAGKRLELSTGEAAEGSTATLCVRPHLVGLGEGPNALTGTVAEVQWRGSTHRLYVDVDGHRLKADVRELRETPALGEDVTLHFAPEDAVLLPGVRQARPAPERETVTGGARG from the coding sequence ATGACGGGCGGCGGCGCCGTCCGCAGCGGCATCCGGTTCGACCAGGTCACCGTCGCGTACGGGGGGAACGTCGTCCTCGACCGGCTCGACCTGACCGTCGAACCCGGCGAGGTCATGGCGCTGCTCGGGCCCTCCGGCTCCGGGAAGACCACCGCGCTGCGCGCCGTCGCCGGATTCGTCCGGCCCGCCTCCGGGCGGGTCCACCTCGGCGACCGCGATGTCACCGCGCTGCCCCCGCACAAGCGCGGCATCGGCATGGTCGTCCAGCAGTACGCCCTGTTCCCGCACATGCGGGTCCGGGAGAACGTCGACTTCGGCCTCAAGGCCCGCAAGGTCCACAAGTCCGAGATCCCGGGCCGGGTCACCGAAGCGCTCGAACTCGTCGGCATGGGCGCCTACGCCGAGCGATACCCGCGCGAGCTGTCCGGCGGCCAGCAGCAGCGCGTCGCCATCGCCCGCGCGCTCGCCATCCGGCCAGGCGTCCTGCTCCTCGACGAACCGCTCTCCGCGCTCGATGCCCGGCTCCGCTCCGGAATGCTCGCCGAACTGGCTCGACTGCACCGCGAGTTGCCGAACGTCTCCATCCTGTACGTCACCCACGACCAGGTCGAGGCGCTGACGCTCGCCGACCGGATCGCCGTCATGGACAAGGCGCGGCTCCAGGACTGCGGTACCCCGCAGGAGCTGTACCGCCGTCCCCGTACGGAATTCACCGCCTCGTTCGTCGGCAACGCGAATCTCCTTCCGGTGACGGTCGGTTCGGGGTCCGTGACCTTCGCGGGGAAGCGCCTGGAACTCTCCACGGGCGAGGCCGCCGAGGGCAGCACGGCCACCCTGTGCGTACGCCCCCACCTCGTCGGTCTCGGTGAGGGCCCCAACGCCCTCACCGGCACGGTCGCCGAGGTCCAGTGGCGAGGCTCCACACACCGGCTGTACGTCGACGTCGACGGCCACCGACTCAAGGCGGACGTACGGGAGTTGCGCGAGACACCGGCGCTGGGGGAGGACGTCACGCTGCACTTCGCACCCGAGGACGCGGTACTGCTCCCGGGCGTCCGTCAAGCCCGCCCGGCTCCTGAGCGCGAAACGGTAACCGGAGGGGCCCGTGGCTAG
- a CDS encoding 2-aminoethylphosphonate ABC transporter permease subunit: MRPGPAGTPAPRERRTAWIWALPPVAVLALVLLYPLALVVQQSVSPDEGGTSLTPYADVFASESFRSALTTTVWLAVGSTAGCLVLGFALALVIAFVPFPGGKAVAKFIDVFLSFPSFLITLALLFIYGTVGMANGLWTDVTGAPDGPFHFLTTPWGVLLAEITYFTPFVMRPLLAAFSQLDTAQLEVASSLGARPARIVRKVILPEALPALAAGGSLVLVMCLNEFGIVLFTGAKGVTTLPMLVYGKAILESDYPAACVVAVVNIAISVGLYGLYRLVSRRVGA; this comes from the coding sequence ATCCGCCCGGGCCCGGCCGGTACCCCCGCCCCGCGCGAGCGCCGTACGGCCTGGATCTGGGCGCTTCCCCCGGTGGCCGTCCTCGCCCTCGTCCTCCTCTACCCGCTCGCCCTCGTCGTCCAGCAGTCCGTCAGCCCCGACGAGGGCGGCACCTCACTCACCCCGTACGCGGACGTCTTCGCCTCCGAGTCCTTCCGCTCGGCGCTCACCACCACCGTGTGGCTCGCCGTCGGATCGACGGCCGGCTGTCTCGTCCTCGGCTTCGCCCTGGCCCTCGTCATCGCGTTCGTGCCGTTCCCCGGCGGGAAGGCCGTCGCCAAGTTCATCGACGTCTTCCTCTCCTTCCCGTCGTTCCTGATCACGCTGGCCCTGCTGTTCATCTACGGCACGGTCGGCATGGCCAACGGGCTCTGGACCGACGTCACCGGAGCGCCCGACGGGCCCTTCCACTTCCTCACCACCCCGTGGGGCGTACTCCTCGCCGAGATCACGTACTTCACCCCGTTCGTGATGCGGCCCCTGCTCGCCGCCTTCTCCCAGCTCGACACCGCGCAGCTGGAGGTGGCGTCCTCGCTGGGCGCCCGCCCCGCACGGATCGTGCGGAAGGTGATCCTCCCCGAGGCCCTTCCCGCGCTCGCCGCCGGCGGCAGCCTCGTCCTCGTCATGTGCCTCAACGAATTCGGCATCGTGCTCTTCACCGGGGCGAAAGGGGTCACGACCCTGCCGATGCTCGTCTACGGCAAGGCGATCCTCGAATCCGACTACCCGGCCGCCTGCGTCGTCGCCGTGGTCAACATCGCGATCTCGGTCGGTCTCTACGGCCTGTATCGGTTGGTGAGCCGCCGTGTTGGTGCATAG
- a CDS encoding ABC transporter permease, with the protein MLVHSRSAKWAIWALFLLLFVPLFAVPLLVIVAASFATNWSGAFPSGPTAEHYAAATSGDALQALTTSLTTAVGASLLALTVGSWAAVAAASLRRGGKRFLDALFMLPVAVPSVVVGLAVLVAFSKPPMLLNGTRWIVILAHTVLVTAFAYQSVSAATVRLDPMYEQAAASLGARPSYVLWRIRLPLLLPSLTAAAGLCFALSMGELSATMMLYPPDWTPLPVQIFAATDRGSLFTGAAVAVVLMGTTLLVLLGVSRIRTRASYR; encoded by the coding sequence GTGTTGGTGCATAGTCGGTCCGCGAAGTGGGCCATCTGGGCCCTCTTCCTCCTCCTCTTCGTCCCCCTGTTCGCGGTGCCGCTGCTGGTGATCGTCGCCGCCTCGTTCGCCACGAACTGGTCCGGCGCCTTCCCCTCCGGGCCCACCGCCGAGCACTACGCCGCCGCCACCAGCGGCGACGCGCTCCAGGCCCTCACCACCAGCCTGACCACCGCCGTCGGCGCCAGCCTGCTGGCCCTGACCGTCGGCTCCTGGGCCGCCGTCGCCGCAGCCTCGCTGCGCAGGGGCGGCAAGAGGTTCCTGGACGCCCTGTTCATGCTGCCGGTCGCCGTGCCCTCCGTCGTCGTCGGCCTCGCGGTGCTCGTCGCGTTCAGCAAGCCGCCGATGCTCCTCAACGGGACGCGCTGGATCGTGATCCTCGCGCACACCGTTCTTGTCACGGCGTTTGCCTACCAGTCGGTTTCGGCCGCGACAGTACGTCTCGACCCGATGTACGAGCAGGCGGCGGCCAGCCTCGGCGCCCGCCCCTCGTACGTCCTGTGGCGGATCAGGCTCCCGCTCCTGCTGCCGTCCCTCACGGCCGCTGCGGGGCTCTGCTTCGCCCTGTCCATGGGCGAGTTGAGCGCCACGATGATGCTCTACCCGCCCGACTGGACACCGCTCCCGGTGCAGATCTTCGCGGCCACCGACCGTGGCTCGCTCTTCACCGGCGCCGCGGTGGCCGTGGTCCTGATGGGCACGACCCTGCTCGTCCTGCTCGGCGTCTCCCGCATCCGGACCAGGGCCTCGTACCGCTGA
- a CDS encoding 2-aminoethylphosphonate ABC transporter substrate-binding protein: MRKNLLKPIAAVTGSLALAATLSACGSSAASDEKVVTVYSADGLKGENGDGWYDKVFKDFEKKTGIKVEYVEGGSGEMVQRAVREKSNTQADVLVTLPPFIQQADSKGLLKAYEPAGSDQVDGADKAADGKWTSVVNNYFGFIYNTKELKTPPKTWEELLDGKFKEKIQYSTPGVAGDGTAVLIKAMHDFGGKEPAMEYLKQLQTNNVGPSASTGKLAPKVDKGELHVANGDVQMNFAQSKDMPNLGIWFPAKGSGKPTTFALPYAAGLVNKAPHSENGKKLLDFMLSEQAQKDVSAVGGGFTARKDIESTDANAIELTALLDGVEVFEPDWSDIGTNLDSYVDAWKSATGS, from the coding sequence ATGCGCAAAAACCTCCTCAAGCCGATCGCCGCCGTCACCGGCAGCCTCGCCCTCGCCGCCACCCTCTCCGCCTGCGGCTCCTCCGCCGCCTCCGACGAGAAGGTCGTCACCGTGTACAGCGCCGACGGCCTCAAGGGCGAGAACGGCGACGGCTGGTACGACAAGGTCTTCAAGGACTTCGAGAAGAAGACCGGCATCAAGGTCGAGTACGTCGAGGGCGGCTCCGGCGAGATGGTGCAGCGCGCCGTCCGCGAGAAGTCCAACACCCAGGCCGACGTACTCGTCACCCTCCCGCCCTTCATCCAGCAGGCCGACTCCAAGGGCCTGCTGAAGGCGTACGAACCGGCCGGCTCCGACCAGGTCGACGGCGCCGACAAGGCCGCCGACGGCAAGTGGACCTCCGTCGTCAACAACTACTTCGGCTTCATCTACAACACGAAGGAGCTCAAGACCCCGCCGAAGACCTGGGAGGAACTGCTCGACGGGAAGTTCAAGGAGAAGATCCAGTACTCCACCCCGGGTGTGGCGGGCGACGGCACCGCCGTCCTCATCAAGGCCATGCACGACTTCGGCGGCAAGGAGCCGGCGATGGAGTACCTGAAGCAGCTCCAGACCAACAACGTCGGCCCGTCCGCCTCCACCGGCAAGCTCGCCCCCAAGGTGGACAAGGGCGAACTGCACGTCGCCAACGGTGACGTCCAGATGAACTTCGCCCAGTCCAAGGACATGCCGAACCTCGGCATTTGGTTCCCCGCGAAGGGCAGCGGCAAGCCCACCACCTTCGCCCTCCCGTACGCGGCCGGACTCGTGAACAAGGCCCCGCACAGCGAGAACGGCAAGAAGCTGCTCGACTTCATGCTCTCCGAGCAGGCCCAGAAGGACGTCAGCGCGGTCGGCGGCGGCTTCACCGCACGCAAGGACATCGAGTCCACCGACGCCAACGCCATCGAACTCACCGCACTGCTCGACGGCGTAGAGGTCTTCGAGCCCGACTGGTCCGACATCGGCACCAACCTGGACAGCTACGTGGACGCCTGGAAGTCGGCGACCGGAAGCTGA
- a CDS encoding alkaline phosphatase family protein → MSRGMSRRSVLAGTAAAAAVATGPLTATAARAATTAAAAPTLPNGTSLDKVLVIGMDGVRHDRIAAAKAPNLKSLTANGTYGTSLLYANPMAATSSGPGWSTISTGVWPDKHGVKDNSFTGKNYTAYPGFLARLAQVRPELSTYAAVDWKPLDTQGTVTAGADAKLVLDGDADGYIGHDATIAAQSESILRNQNPDVLFVYFGQSDIVGHNQGARSQAYLDVIDVQDGYVGRLLAAIKDRPSYASERWTVVVATDHGHLDAGGHGGSAIEERRTFVLAQGPGIAAGARPIDTRLVDVAATVFKQLGIAPEASWGLDGKPVQERSTDPFDALQSSLSGRVDERGIPAGVLGFTHSAPSGWSVINSAMGTGGTTEWRGWSFATDEFWSRTQRDQSRELNVRARGVFAVADSDEWADKSFSGTYDSTLVTPAYAVGGKATVKLDFTTFYRQEGSQSARILASWNGGTPVAVASYTSDVISQPQSLSLHVPAGATSVSFRFHYTGSNNWYWVVDGVKISSS, encoded by the coding sequence GTGTCCAGAGGTATGTCCAGGCGCTCCGTGCTCGCCGGCACCGCCGCCGCGGCCGCCGTCGCCACCGGCCCACTCACCGCCACCGCCGCCCGCGCGGCAACCACAGCCGCAGCCGCGCCCACCCTCCCCAACGGCACCAGCCTCGACAAGGTGCTCGTGATCGGCATGGACGGCGTACGCCACGACAGAATCGCCGCCGCCAAGGCCCCGAACCTCAAGTCCCTGACGGCGAACGGCACATACGGCACCTCACTGCTGTACGCCAACCCGATGGCCGCCACCTCGTCAGGACCCGGCTGGTCGACCATCTCCACCGGAGTCTGGCCCGACAAGCACGGCGTCAAGGACAACTCCTTCACCGGCAAGAACTACACCGCCTACCCCGGCTTCCTGGCCCGTCTCGCCCAGGTGCGCCCCGAACTCTCCACGTACGCCGCCGTCGACTGGAAGCCGCTGGACACCCAGGGCACGGTCACCGCCGGCGCCGACGCCAAGCTCGTACTCGACGGTGACGCCGACGGCTACATCGGCCACGACGCCACCATCGCCGCTCAGTCCGAGTCGATCCTGCGCAACCAGAACCCGGACGTCCTCTTCGTCTACTTCGGCCAGAGCGACATCGTCGGCCACAACCAGGGCGCCAGGAGCCAGGCGTACCTGGACGTCATCGACGTCCAGGACGGCTACGTCGGCCGGCTGCTCGCGGCCATCAAGGACCGCCCGTCGTACGCCTCCGAGCGCTGGACCGTCGTCGTCGCCACCGACCACGGCCATCTCGACGCGGGTGGCCACGGCGGAAGCGCCATCGAGGAGCGGCGTACGTTCGTCCTCGCCCAGGGCCCCGGAATCGCCGCAGGCGCGCGACCCATCGACACCCGTCTCGTCGATGTCGCGGCCACCGTCTTCAAGCAGCTCGGGATCGCCCCCGAAGCCTCCTGGGGCCTGGATGGCAAACCCGTCCAGGAGCGCTCCACCGACCCCTTCGACGCCCTGCAGTCCTCGCTCTCCGGCCGGGTCGACGAGAGGGGAATCCCGGCCGGAGTCCTCGGCTTCACGCACTCCGCGCCCAGCGGCTGGTCGGTCATCAACTCGGCGATGGGCACGGGCGGGACGACCGAGTGGCGGGGCTGGTCCTTCGCCACCGACGAGTTCTGGAGCCGTACCCAGCGCGACCAGTCCCGCGAGCTCAATGTCCGCGCGCGCGGTGTGTTCGCGGTCGCCGATTCCGACGAGTGGGCGGACAAGTCCTTCTCCGGTACGTACGACTCGACGCTCGTCACCCCGGCGTACGCCGTCGGAGGCAAGGCCACCGTGAAGCTCGACTTCACCACCTTCTACCGGCAGGAGGGCAGCCAGAGCGCCCGGATCCTCGCCTCCTGGAACGGTGGCACGCCGGTCGCTGTCGCGTCGTACACCTCCGACGTGATCTCGCAGCCGCAGTCGCTGAGCCTGCACGTTCCGGCCGGGGCCACCAGCGTGAGTTTCCGGTTCCATTACACCGGCAGCAACAACTGGTACTGGGTGGTGGACGGCGTCAAGATCAGTTCCTCGTGA
- a CDS encoding HAD-IIA family hydrolase — MAERKPIESWLTDMDGVLIHEGTPIPGADAFLKKLRESGKPYLVLTNNSIYTARDLQARLTRMGLHVPVENIWTSALATAQFLDDQRPGGTAYVIGEAGLTTALHDIGYILTDSDPDFVILGETRTYSFEALTKAVRLINDGARFIATNPDETGPSTEGVLPATGSVAALITKATGKDPYFVGKPNPLMMRAGLNAIGAHSETSAMIGDRMDTDVLAGLEAGMTTFLVMTGVTQPGDTDRYPFTPSKIVESIADLVDLV; from the coding sequence ATGGCAGAGCGCAAGCCGATCGAATCCTGGCTGACCGACATGGACGGCGTCCTCATCCACGAGGGCACGCCGATCCCCGGCGCCGACGCCTTTCTCAAGAAGCTCCGAGAGTCCGGCAAGCCCTACCTCGTGCTGACGAACAACTCCATCTACACCGCACGTGACCTTCAGGCCCGTCTCACCCGCATGGGCCTTCACGTGCCCGTCGAAAACATCTGGACCTCAGCGCTGGCGACCGCTCAGTTTCTCGACGACCAGCGTCCCGGCGGTACGGCATACGTCATCGGCGAGGCGGGCCTGACCACCGCATTGCATGACATCGGGTACATCCTCACGGACTCTGATCCCGACTTCGTGATTCTGGGTGAAACGCGCACATATTCCTTCGAGGCTCTGACGAAGGCTGTCCGGCTGATCAATGACGGTGCACGCTTCATTGCCACCAACCCGGATGAGACCGGACCGTCGACAGAAGGAGTGCTTCCGGCAACCGGATCGGTTGCCGCGCTGATCACCAAGGCGACCGGTAAGGACCCGTACTTCGTCGGCAAGCCGAACCCGCTGATGATGCGTGCCGGGCTGAACGCCATCGGGGCGCACTCCGAGACCTCCGCCATGATCGGTGACCGTATGGACACCGACGTACTCGCGGGCCTGGAAGCCGGCATGACGACGTTCCTGGTCATGACCGGAGTGACTCAGCCGGGCGACACCGACCGGTACCCGTTCACACCGTCGAAGATCGTCGAGTCCATCGCGGATCTGGTCGACCTCGTCTGA
- a CDS encoding zinc ribbon domain-containing protein, which yields MDVLDARKKTGKGRKVGSTVTKRLLTGIARCGNCGSGLASAIYQRSTPSYQRYGYYYLCRVAGGGCGKLSRSGPPVDDYVQEILLSHLKTQARDVTPAKPEGPELEAAKAKLRQIESDKVEARRLRASDELSLSEFAREVRRLEDKEQEVKELASLLSVTPARAGSVAARIVREWDSYTVDMRRAEIARSMEAVVISKAGKGGAQRGRFRPELLEIVWR from the coding sequence GTGGACGTTCTCGACGCTCGCAAGAAAACGGGCAAGGGCCGCAAGGTCGGCAGCACGGTCACAAAGCGACTACTGACCGGCATCGCACGTTGCGGCAACTGCGGCTCCGGGCTGGCGTCCGCCATATATCAGCGCTCCACGCCGAGCTATCAGCGGTACGGGTACTACTACCTGTGCAGGGTCGCGGGAGGGGGCTGCGGGAAGCTGTCCCGTAGCGGTCCCCCGGTCGATGACTATGTGCAGGAGATCCTGCTGAGCCACCTCAAGACGCAGGCTCGGGATGTGACGCCCGCCAAACCGGAAGGCCCCGAGCTGGAGGCGGCGAAGGCCAAGCTCAGGCAGATCGAGTCGGACAAGGTCGAGGCCCGTCGGCTTCGCGCCTCGGACGAGCTTTCGCTGTCCGAGTTCGCCCGCGAGGTCCGACGCCTTGAGGACAAGGAACAAGAGGTGAAGGAGCTTGCGTCCCTTCTCTCTGTCACTCCGGCCCGGGCCGGTTCCGTCGCTGCCCGGATCGTCCGCGAATGGGACTCGTACACCGTGGACATGAGACGGGCGGAGATCGCGCGGAGCATGGAAGCCGTGGTGATCAGCAAGGCGGGCAAGGGCGGCGCGCAGCGAGGTCGATTCCGTCCGGAGCTGCTCGAGATCGTTTGGAGATGA
- a CDS encoding recombinase family protein, with the protein MGTIVLVCPSKLYVLTPLRTQKTHTVRSDQGGNGAREGAGMLDVGGYTRISDTGQIGDGRDGRQGVIRQREDVYNLAELKRVNVRHVYEDNDLSAYKRNVSRRGFEEMTADLASAAISGILAYNIDRIARQPRDLERLIDIYEQARRPMIFATTAGDYDLTTPDGRFEARIHVNIANKFSADAARRVARQKLAEATEGKPHKGQRAFGWKDAEHVDETEAEILRKARKDIVNGKLVASVHREWAEAMVRTPQTPSGKTISYSSVTYVLRNPRLCGYRAYIPRCTATGPGAWTPSSTSSSAWTAPRSSGRGRPSSPRTSGKNWWTFSTLARKRARAARSAARSQSDY; encoded by the coding sequence GTGGGCACGATCGTACTGGTGTGCCCATCAAAGCTGTATGTTCTGACTCCTCTACGCACGCAGAAAACACATACAGTGAGGAGCGATCAAGGCGGCAACGGTGCTCGCGAGGGGGCAGGCATGCTTGACGTGGGTGGGTACACGCGAATCTCCGATACCGGGCAGATCGGAGACGGACGCGACGGACGGCAAGGGGTGATCCGTCAACGCGAGGACGTGTACAACCTCGCCGAGCTCAAGCGGGTCAATGTCCGGCACGTGTACGAGGACAACGACCTCTCGGCCTACAAGAGGAACGTCTCGCGCAGGGGGTTCGAGGAGATGACCGCGGACCTCGCGTCTGCGGCGATCAGCGGCATCCTGGCCTACAACATCGACCGCATAGCCAGGCAGCCCCGCGACCTCGAGCGTCTGATCGACATCTACGAACAGGCCCGCCGCCCGATGATCTTCGCCACTACGGCCGGCGACTACGACCTGACTACTCCGGACGGACGCTTCGAGGCGCGCATCCACGTCAACATCGCCAACAAGTTCTCTGCGGATGCTGCCCGCCGAGTCGCCCGGCAAAAGCTTGCCGAGGCCACGGAGGGCAAGCCGCACAAGGGTCAGCGCGCCTTCGGATGGAAGGACGCCGAGCATGTGGATGAGACGGAGGCCGAGATCCTCCGGAAAGCACGCAAGGACATCGTGAACGGCAAGCTGGTCGCTTCGGTCCACCGCGAGTGGGCAGAAGCGATGGTCCGCACGCCACAGACCCCCTCGGGCAAGACCATCAGCTACAGCAGCGTCACGTACGTCCTCCGTAACCCTCGCCTCTGCGGGTACCGCGCCTACATCCCCAGATGCACCGCGACCGGGCCGGGCGCGTGGACCCCGTCGAGCACCTCGTCGAGCGCATGGACGGCACCCCGGTCATCGGGACGTGGGAGACCATCTTCACCCCGGACGAGTGGCAAGAACTGGTGGACGTTCTCGACGCTCGCAAGAAAACGGGCAAGGGCCGCAAGGTCGGCAGCACGGTCACAAAGCGACTACTGA
- a CDS encoding class F sortase, whose protein sequence is MSVSDRPAGTGRLLTGVAWAVLLLGLWLWGREITDGPGGSSAPTTGDVAAVGRPLGVPLPPAHKPLDGAAPERVEIPSIGVEAPVVRRGLDEGGAIDPPPYGKPQTVGWYGSGTEPGAEGAALFVGHVDTETKPAVFYGLSAARPGEKVRVARSDGSVAVFTIDDVQVFTRERFDARKAYGPREDGRAELRLITCGGTYDRKTRSYTANVVVSAYLTGQDSAGAKTPA, encoded by the coding sequence GTGTCCGTCTCGGACCGCCCGGCGGGCACCGGGCGGCTGCTCACCGGAGTGGCCTGGGCCGTTCTCCTGCTGGGCCTCTGGCTCTGGGGCCGCGAGATCACGGACGGCCCGGGCGGCAGCTCCGCCCCGACGACCGGCGACGTCGCCGCGGTCGGGCGCCCGCTGGGCGTACCGCTGCCGCCGGCGCACAAGCCGCTCGACGGAGCCGCGCCCGAGCGGGTCGAGATCCCCTCGATAGGCGTCGAGGCCCCCGTCGTCCGGCGCGGACTGGACGAGGGCGGGGCGATCGACCCGCCGCCGTACGGGAAGCCGCAGACCGTCGGCTGGTACGGCAGCGGCACCGAACCGGGCGCCGAGGGCGCCGCGCTCTTCGTCGGCCATGTCGACACGGAGACGAAGCCCGCCGTGTTCTACGGGCTCAGCGCCGCCCGCCCGGGCGAGAAGGTCCGGGTGGCCAGGTCCGACGGCTCGGTCGCGGTGTTCACCATCGACGACGTCCAGGTCTTCACCCGGGAGCGCTTCGACGCCCGGAAGGCGTACGGCCCCCGCGAGGACGGCCGGGCGGAGCTCCGGCTGATCACCTGCGGCGGCACGTACGACCGCAAGACGCGGTCGTACACGGCCAATGTGGTCGTCTCGGCCTATCTGACGGGCCAGGACAGCGCGGGAGCGAAGACCCCCGCCTGA
- a CDS encoding glycoside hydrolase family 6 protein — protein MYGRHTGTAAAIAAVVLLAGCSSSGEEKKDGGSATIGQQPKDADPFWVDPDGTAAKQAAGYAEHGDDRSARLIRKIAQQPVGEWIGPDDPEAEVKGVTEAAEKADREALLVLYNIPHRDCGQFSKGGASDGDTYRGWVESVAKGIGDRRTTVILEPDALLHLVDGCTPQEFHEERYDLLKGAVQRLKRQPGTTVYVDAGNAGWQSPDALFEPLQRAGVGDADGFAVNVSNFQTTAASTDFGKRLSAKVGSKPFVIDTSRNGNGPYDGGDPAENWCNPPGRALGETPTTETGDELVDAYLWIKRPGESDGACRGGPNAGEWWPEYALGLAGG, from the coding sequence ATGTACGGCAGACACACCGGTACGGCGGCCGCGATCGCGGCTGTCGTACTTCTGGCGGGATGTTCTTCGTCCGGCGAGGAGAAGAAGGACGGCGGGTCCGCCACGATCGGCCAGCAGCCCAAGGACGCTGACCCGTTCTGGGTCGACCCCGACGGCACGGCGGCGAAGCAGGCCGCCGGCTACGCGGAGCACGGCGACGACAGGAGCGCCCGCCTGATCAGGAAGATCGCCCAGCAGCCGGTCGGTGAGTGGATCGGCCCGGACGACCCCGAGGCCGAGGTGAAGGGCGTCACCGAGGCGGCCGAGAAGGCCGACCGTGAGGCCCTGCTGGTGCTCTACAACATCCCGCACCGTGACTGCGGACAGTTCTCCAAGGGCGGCGCGTCCGACGGGGACACGTACCGGGGCTGGGTGGAGAGCGTCGCCAAGGGCATCGGGGACCGCCGGACCACGGTGATCCTGGAGCCGGACGCGCTGCTGCACCTGGTGGACGGCTGCACACCGCAGGAGTTCCACGAGGAGCGCTACGACCTGCTCAAGGGCGCGGTGCAGCGGTTGAAGCGGCAGCCCGGGACGACGGTGTACGTCGATGCGGGCAACGCGGGCTGGCAGAGCCCGGACGCGCTGTTCGAGCCGCTCCAGCGGGCGGGCGTGGGGGACGCGGACGGCTTCGCGGTCAATGTGTCCAACTTCCAGACCACGGCGGCCAGTACGGACTTCGGGAAGCGGCTGTCGGCGAAGGTCGGCAGCAAGCCGTTCGTGATCGACACCAGCCGCAACGGGAACGGCCCCTACGACGGCGGCGACCCCGCGGAGAACTGGTGCAACCCGCCGGGGCGTGCGCTGGGCGAGACCCCGACGACGGAGACCGGTGACGAACTGGTCGACGCCTATCTCTGGATCAAGCGCCCCGGCGAATCGGACGGCGCCTGCAGGGGCGGCCCGAACGCGGGTGAGTGGTGGCCGGAGTACGCCCTGGGCCTGGCGGGCGGCTGA